In the Bacillus horti genome, TGTTTTTGGCGGAGGAAAGGACGAGCAGGAAACAGATTTGATCCACTGGGACGAGCTTTTTCAGGATGAACTATGGTTTGTTGTTCCAAAAGGGCACCCGTTTGCAAATAAGGAAATATCTTTAGAGGAAATGGTAACTGTTCCATTTATCATGCGAGAGGAAGGTAGCTCTACAAGAGAAAGATTATTTGCCTTGTGTAAGACTTATCATGTAAAAGCACCTAAAATATCTCTACAGTTCAGTGGATTGAATGAATCAATAAGAGCTGTTTTAGCCGGGTACGGTGCGATTTTTATATCCTCACTTGTTGTACGTGATCTAGTAGAAAAAGGAGAACTATCACAGGTTTATGTAAAAGGGGTACAGTTGAAAAACAGTATCGCTATTTGGACTAGAAAAGGGGAGGTCTTAACACCTGCTGTACAAAGCTTTGTCGATTTAGTTAAGAGCAGTACCCATGTATAGTTAAATAGCTGATTTGATATTGAGGTGAGTGTAAAATAAATGAATCATAAACATATGAAGGATGATACATATCTTCAGAGAATATAGGAAAATGTTCATTCTTAGAAGGAAGTCTACTTTTATTGTAGAACTAGCTTTTAGTAGTGTGAAAAAAATTATTTTGTACATAAGGAGGGAGGCTTATCATTGAAGTGATCGATTATCTATTGGAAGTAAAGAGAGAAAATAAAAAAGAGTTGAAGACTTATACAGCTAATCTTTCCCTAGGATTATCTAATCCAACTAGCACGGAACAAATTATTCCGTTTCTCAGTCCTAGAGAACAACAGGAGCTAGAACAATTTAAGTTTGAAAAGAGGCGCCGCGAGTACAGTTTAGGGAGATATGTAGGTAAAAAAAGTGTTCAATCCCTCTTAAATAATACAGCCATGGAGGACATCTCTATAATAAATGGTGTGTTTAATCAACCGGTTCTCTATTATCCAAATAGTAGTGAGAGGATTCAAGTAAGTATTAGCCATGCTGATCATCTCGCCGTTGCTCTCGCCTTTCCAGAGGAGCATCCAATGGGGATTGATGTTGAAAAGGTGTCAGGAGACAATGAAGAAGCTTTATTGAGACAGATGTTAGATACTGAGCTTGAGTTGCTGAAGGGGCAGCAGTTATTGCTGAATCAGGGATTAACGCTATTATGGACCGCTAAAGAAGCTCTTTCAAAGGTATTGAAAACGGGTCTTACTGTCCCTCTGTCCGTTTTGGCTATTCATCATTTAGAAAAAACAGATGAAGGGTATATGTGTGAGTTTAAAAACTTTCTTCAGTATAAGACGTATAGCTGGCTATTTGATTGCTACGTTTGTAGCCTGTGTTTACCAAGAAATAGTTTGCTGTGCTCTAGTAGTGAAGAGATAAGAAAAGTGCTTCTAGCTTTGCTCAATCACCAATCTACTAAAACGTTTAATTAAAAGAAAGAATTTTAATAGATAAATAAGTAAAATGTAATAACATTCAGCTAGAGTAAAGGAGATGGATATATTGAGCTTTTCTTATTTCGCCATGCTTGGCACAGTATTAATAGGTGTTTTTTTAGCTCTTAGGATAAGGCACAACCGTAGGTGGGCTTTAGTTGTTGGTTGCCTTTCCTGGTTTTTAACTATCTTTTACTTCCTTATAGAGTTCTTCGTTATAAAAGAGTCAATGGTACCATACTCATTTTTAGATCAGCCGATGAGTGATTTAGGTGTTACTGTATGCGGAACCAATACGTATCTACTGGCCCCCTATGAGATTTGTTCACCTGCTCATTTACTTATGAATTGGACGTTTACAATTACGGGTTTAACAACCGTTATTGGGGCGATCTGCCTACAGCAATTTTGGCCTGCAACAAGGATGGCAAGAGTGGCTACATGGCTTCTTATTATCTTTGGACTAAGCATGTCTGTTGCGGGTATTATTCCCGCAGATGTTAGCTTTGTCTGGCATACTTTAGCTTCACTTCCAGGTATGTTTGTCCAGATACCAGCTTTGTTTTTACTAGGAAAGGCAATAAGAGGTATACGGCCAAAGCTTGCTACATGGAGCTATATTTGTGGGGCCTTGACAAGCGCTGTCTTACTCTCACTTTTTCTACAGGCATTCATTTCACTTCCTGGCGGACTACTACAGCGATTGCTTTACGCTTCAGTATACGTATGGAGCATGGGTACAGCAGTAGTTATTTGGAGGAATAGAGGGCATTTACTTTCTAAAGAAATATAGAATGACTTGATTAAATGAAAAAGCTGACATATCCTGTACATGTATATAGGAGTTAAACAGTCAACTGCATTATGAAGTGTATCGTGCTGTTTACTTTGCTATACTAGGCTGGATACATCCAAGGGAGGTACTATTCCTGATAGAATAAGCAAAAAGAAGTAGGTCTTAACGTTTAGAACGCTGTGACCTACTTCTATTCTTAGAAGTTAAATAAAGCCAATACTTTCTATGCTTTAAAACGATATCTACGAACAAAGGTAAATCCACCAAAGGCTACACCTAGAAAAGCAACTAGCCACCAATATAGATTTCCAGGTACGGATGAAAATATATTTCCTTGTACAGGCCCACCTCCTGCACCTTCCTCGTCTTCATGTAAAGGGATGGCTTCCCGGTATTCATAAGATAGAAACTCAGAAAACTGTTCTAGTGAAAGCTCAGCGCTTGTTGAAAAGTTAGAAATGACCTCGCTTCTTTCAGCAATATATTGCTTCATCTCTTCCCCTATTGGGCTGACTGTTAGCTTTTGCTCATTAAGGAAGTAGCCAAAACCGCTCATAGGCTCATATAGGTAGTCTTCATGGGGCTGTCTACGATCTAACGCTTGAGCCAATTCCATATAATGTCCCAGCCTTACAATTTCAAAGCCACCCTCAGGACTTTTGGCTATTTCAAGAGCATTTCTAGCTACACCATTTTGATAAATAGCAACAATCCATTCTCCTTCAAACTGAATGCTTGGCTTAAAGTTCTCATCCTGAAGTATGGTATGGACGGGGTGTATGGCCCCCGGTGAAATGTCTCCACGCTCTACCTCAAAATTAAAGAGATCCTGAGAACCTTCCGCAAAAATCTCATCTACAAATTGATAAAACTCAGTATCTAAAACCTGATATACATCCTGAGGCACTTCATCGGTCGTATAAATGGGTCCAAATCCCATTAGTAAAATTGAACTTAATATAACCAGTAGGACAACATATTTTTGCCTCAACACATGCTCACCTCCCTTTATTTATACATCCCATATCGTGAAAGAGTCCAAGAATATTTTGAATTACTTTTCATATAGCTATGTTTTTCTTTGACTGACTTCGTTCCTGATGTTGTAGTGCTGATATGAATGTACGTGACCATATTATTTGTATCATTGTAGCCAATGACTGGTGTTGCGTGATGGGTCCCGGTTTTCTTACCGTTGTTATTGAGCCATGACCTACGGAGAATGAGAGGTCTGCTGTTG is a window encoding:
- a CDS encoding 4'-phosphopantetheinyl transferase family protein, which produces MIDYLLEVKRENKKELKTYTANLSLGLSNPTSTEQIIPFLSPREQQELEQFKFEKRRREYSLGRYVGKKSVQSLLNNTAMEDISIINGVFNQPVLYYPNSSERIQVSISHADHLAVALAFPEEHPMGIDVEKVSGDNEEALLRQMLDTELELLKGQQLLLNQGLTLLWTAKEALSKVLKTGLTVPLSVLAIHHLEKTDEGYMCEFKNFLQYKTYSWLFDCYVCSLCLPRNSLLCSSSEEIRKVLLALLNHQSTKTFN
- a CDS encoding DUF998 domain-containing protein; its protein translation is MSFSYFAMLGTVLIGVFLALRIRHNRRWALVVGCLSWFLTIFYFLIEFFVIKESMVPYSFLDQPMSDLGVTVCGTNTYLLAPYEICSPAHLLMNWTFTITGLTTVIGAICLQQFWPATRMARVATWLLIIFGLSMSVAGIIPADVSFVWHTLASLPGMFVQIPALFLLGKAIRGIRPKLATWSYICGALTSAVLLSLFLQAFISLPGGLLQRLLYASVYVWSMGTAVVIWRNRGHLLSKEI
- a CDS encoding LysR family transcriptional regulator, whose protein sequence is MNLHALRLFYTVAKLGSVTRAADELRISQPAVTKQIKQFEKDISTTLFVPRNRRIQLTDAGEILAEQAEKLFSLERQMEAYLKDYALGKTGTIRLAATYLPANFLIPAWAAQFKKEHEDVEMMITTMNSREAFNQLIHFEADVAVFGGGKDEQETDLIHWDELFQDELWFVVPKGHPFANKEISLEEMVTVPFIMREEGSSTRERLFALCKTYHVKAPKISLQFSGLNESIRAVLAGYGAIFISSLVVRDLVEKGELSQVYVKGVQLKNSIAIWTRKGEVLTPAVQSFVDLVKSSTHV